A stretch of the Halomonas sp. CH40 genome encodes the following:
- a CDS encoding L-serine ammonia-lyase → MSISVFDLFKIGVGPSSSHTVGPMRAAFDFLAELRVQQVLPQVARVEVQLYGSLSATGIGHGTDRAVIMGLMGERPDEIDPNVISPRIETLLETQTLLLDNRLAIAFDWLRDMQLHDECLPHHPNAMRLIAHGAKGELHRNTYYSVGGGFVVDEAQAREGVLDSDTTVLPYDFNSAAELMALCQQHGLSISELMLENEKAWRGEAQVRAGLWDIWRAMQNCVEAGLQSTESILPGGLNVRRRAASLHRRLEIFEDNPSLITSTFSAMDWVNVFALAVNEENAAGGRMVTAPTNGAAGIIPAVLHYYMKFQPDACERNVVDFLLAAGAVGILCKKNASISGAEVGCQGEVGSACAMAAAGLAEVMGGSVGQVENAAEIGLEHNLGLTCDPVGGLVQVPCIERNAIASVKAINAAQMALRGDGEHFISLDKAIRTMRDTGRDMQDKYKETSKGGLAVNAIEC, encoded by the coding sequence ATGTCAATCAGTGTGTTCGATCTGTTCAAGATTGGGGTAGGGCCATCAAGCTCGCATACCGTTGGGCCAATGCGGGCGGCCTTTGATTTTCTGGCTGAACTGCGCGTTCAGCAGGTGTTGCCCCAGGTGGCAAGGGTCGAAGTGCAGCTATACGGCTCGCTATCTGCCACTGGCATCGGGCATGGCACCGACCGGGCGGTGATCATGGGGTTGATGGGGGAGCGCCCTGACGAGATTGATCCAAACGTCATCAGCCCACGTATCGAAACCCTGCTGGAAACCCAGACACTGCTGCTCGACAACCGGTTGGCCATCGCCTTTGATTGGCTCAGGGATATGCAGTTGCATGATGAGTGTCTGCCTCATCATCCCAATGCCATGCGCCTGATTGCCCACGGTGCCAAGGGGGAGCTGCATCGCAATACCTATTACTCCGTGGGAGGGGGCTTTGTGGTGGATGAAGCCCAGGCTCGCGAAGGCGTGCTGGATAGCGATACCACCGTGCTGCCCTATGATTTCAACTCCGCCGCTGAGCTTATGGCACTGTGCCAGCAGCATGGCCTGAGCATCAGTGAGCTAATGCTCGAAAACGAAAAGGCCTGGCGTGGCGAAGCGCAGGTGCGAGCCGGGCTATGGGATATCTGGCGAGCCATGCAGAACTGCGTTGAGGCCGGGTTGCAAAGCACTGAAAGTATCCTGCCGGGAGGCTTGAACGTCAGGCGCCGGGCCGCCAGCCTGCATCGGCGGCTGGAGATTTTTGAGGATAACCCCAGCCTGATTACCTCAACGTTTTCGGCCATGGATTGGGTCAACGTCTTTGCCCTGGCGGTTAACGAAGAGAATGCCGCGGGTGGGCGCATGGTCACTGCTCCCACCAATGGGGCCGCAGGCATCATCCCTGCGGTGCTGCATTACTATATGAAATTCCAGCCGGATGCCTGTGAACGCAATGTGGTGGATTTTCTGCTGGCGGCCGGGGCCGTGGGGATCCTGTGCAAGAAAAACGCGTCGATTTCCGGTGCCGAGGTGGGCTGTCAGGGAGAAGTAGGCTCGGCCTGTGCCATGGCCGCTGCTGGGCTGGCCGAGGTTATGGGTGGCAGCGTGGGACAAGTGGAAAACGCCGCTGAAATTGGTCTTGAGCATAACCTGGGGCTGACTTGCGACCCGGTAGGGGGGCTGGTGCAGGTGCCGTGTATTGAGCGTAATGCGATCGCTTCCGTCAAGGCCATCAATGCTGCCCAGATGGCGCTACGCGGCGACGGTGAGCACTTTATTTCCCTGGATAAGGCGATTCGCACCATGCGCGATACCGGCCGCGATATGCAGGACAAATACAAGGAAACCTCCAAAGGAGGTCTGGCGGTCAATGCCATTGAATGCTGA
- a CDS encoding GlxA family transcriptional regulator codes for MTTNKERACAPAVQTIGFLLLDNFTLISLASAIEPLRMANQLAGRELYRWFTISLDGTTVSASDGLKTVPDASTSTPLALDMVIVCGGVGPSRSVQREHLNWLQSQARASRRLGAVCTGSWALAKAGLLDGYETSVHWECLAAMQEAFPRVALSTRLFTIDRDRATASGGAAPLDMMLNLIGRDHGRELSAGISEMFICERVRGEQDLQRVPLKHVLGTTQPKLLEIVALMEANLEEPIGLDELAQYVSVSRRQLERLFQKYLHCSPSRYYLKLRLTRARQLLKQTSMPIIEVATACGFVSTPHFSKCYREFFGIPPRDERLGINGRAPAKSVMEMAALDSARHDEPTSPVSSAVLALAQAQGEPTYASVRLL; via the coding sequence ATGACAACAAACAAAGAGAGGGCTTGCGCGCCTGCGGTACAGACCATTGGTTTTTTACTGTTGGATAATTTTACCCTGATTTCACTGGCATCAGCCATTGAGCCACTGCGCATGGCGAATCAGTTGGCGGGGCGCGAGCTTTATCGCTGGTTCACAATCAGCCTGGATGGCACCACGGTGAGCGCCAGCGATGGCTTGAAAACCGTGCCGGATGCCAGTACCTCAACGCCGCTGGCGCTGGATATGGTCATCGTCTGCGGAGGCGTAGGGCCTAGTCGTAGTGTGCAGCGTGAGCATCTCAACTGGCTGCAGTCCCAGGCGCGGGCATCGCGGCGTTTGGGCGCTGTGTGTACTGGTAGCTGGGCGCTGGCCAAGGCCGGGTTGCTGGATGGCTACGAAACCAGCGTCCACTGGGAATGCCTGGCGGCCATGCAGGAGGCCTTCCCACGGGTGGCGCTGTCCACTCGCCTGTTTACCATCGACCGCGACCGGGCAACGGCGTCTGGCGGCGCTGCGCCGCTGGATATGATGCTTAACCTGATCGGGCGTGACCATGGCCGTGAACTGTCGGCCGGTATTTCCGAGATGTTTATCTGCGAACGGGTACGCGGCGAGCAGGATCTGCAGCGGGTGCCGCTCAAGCATGTGCTGGGTACGACCCAGCCCAAACTGCTGGAAATTGTCGCCCTGATGGAAGCCAATCTTGAGGAGCCGATTGGCCTGGACGAGCTGGCGCAATACGTCAGCGTTTCGCGCCGCCAGCTGGAGCGCCTTTTCCAGAAATACCTGCACTGTTCGCCCTCGCGTTACTACCTCAAGTTACGCCTGACCCGTGCCCGCCAGCTGCTCAAGCAGACCTCCATGCCGATTATCGAAGTGGCCACGGCCTGCGGTTTTGTTTCCACGCCGCACTTTTCCAAGTGCTACCGCGAGTTCTTTGGCATCCCACCGCGGGATGAGCGCCTGGGGATCAATGGCCGAGCACCGGCGAAGTCGGTGATGGAAATGGCAGCTCTCGATTCTGCCCGTCATGATGAGCCTACATCACCGGTTTCCAGCGCTGTGTTGGCATTGGCCCAGGCTCAGGGAGAGCCGACCTATGCCAGCGTCCGGCTGTTATAG
- a CDS encoding dipeptidase yields the protein MTSRELHDDSIIIDGLVIAKWNRELLEDMRRGGLTAANCTVSVWEGFQATVDNIVSTRQLMAESSDLVRPVHTTADILRAKEEGKTGIIFGFQNAHAFEDQIGYVDIFKQLGVGIVQMCYNTQNLVGTGCYERDGGLSGFGREIVAEMNRVGMMCDLSHVGSKTSEEVILESQKPVCYSHCLPSGLKEHPRNKSDEELRFIADHGGFVGVTMFTPFLRAGVNATVDDYVEAIDYVMNIVGEDAIGIGTDFTQGHDQAFFEWLTHDKGYARRLTSFGEIINPKGIRTIGEFPNLTEALLKHGFSESQVRKIMGDNWVRILKDVWGE from the coding sequence ATGACCTCGCGTGAATTACACGATGACAGCATCATTATTGATGGCCTGGTAATTGCCAAATGGAACCGTGAACTGCTTGAAGATATGCGCCGTGGTGGCCTGACGGCGGCCAACTGCACGGTGTCTGTGTGGGAAGGCTTTCAGGCCACGGTGGATAACATCGTCAGCACCCGCCAGCTGATGGCAGAGAGCAGTGATCTGGTGCGGCCTGTCCACACCACGGCCGATATTCTGCGCGCCAAGGAAGAAGGCAAGACGGGCATTATCTTTGGCTTCCAGAATGCCCATGCCTTTGAAGACCAGATCGGCTATGTGGATATCTTCAAGCAGCTTGGCGTTGGCATCGTGCAGATGTGCTACAACACCCAGAACCTGGTTGGCACTGGTTGCTATGAGCGCGACGGCGGGCTTTCCGGCTTTGGGCGCGAGATTGTCGCTGAAATGAACCGCGTCGGCATGATGTGTGATCTTTCCCACGTGGGAAGCAAGACATCCGAAGAAGTGATTCTCGAATCGCAAAAGCCGGTGTGCTATTCCCACTGCCTGCCCTCCGGCCTCAAGGAGCACCCACGCAACAAGTCTGACGAAGAGCTCAGGTTCATTGCTGACCACGGCGGCTTTGTCGGTGTCACCATGTTCACGCCCTTCCTGCGCGCGGGTGTCAACGCCACTGTGGATGACTACGTAGAAGCGATTGATTACGTCATGAATATTGTCGGTGAGGATGCCATCGGTATCGGCACGGACTTTACCCAGGGGCATGATCAGGCGTTCTTTGAATGGCTGACCCATGACAAGGGCTATGCCCGCCGTCTGACCAGCTTCGGTGAAATCATCAATCCCAAGGGTATCCGCACCATTGGCGAGTTCCCCAACCTGACGGAAGCACTGCTGAAGCACGGTTTCAGCGAATCCCAGGTGCGCAAGATCATGGGCGATAACTGGGTGCGTATTCTCAAGGACGTATGGGGCGAGTAA
- a CDS encoding DUF5943 domain-containing protein, which translates to MTKTAPELPIEVDSETGVWTTDALPMLYVPRHFFINNHMAVEDALGAEKYAEILYHAGYKSAWHWCEKEAELHGLSGIEVFEHYMLRLSQRGWGRFITEQIDLSAGTAKVRLEHSAFVYQLGKTGRKVEYMFTGWFAGAMDQILEASGSDLRTVAEQTQSGAEPGCDVGYFEVTPRSQSTL; encoded by the coding sequence GTGACCAAGACCGCCCCCGAACTGCCCATTGAAGTGGATAGCGAAACCGGTGTCTGGACAACCGATGCGCTGCCCATGCTGTACGTACCACGTCATTTTTTTATCAACAACCATATGGCGGTAGAGGACGCCCTGGGCGCTGAAAAGTATGCCGAGATTCTCTACCACGCCGGTTACAAAAGCGCCTGGCACTGGTGCGAAAAAGAAGCCGAACTGCATGGGTTAAGCGGCATCGAGGTGTTTGAACATTACATGCTGAGGCTTTCCCAGCGTGGCTGGGGCCGGTTTATTACCGAACAGATCGACCTGTCGGCAGGCACTGCCAAGGTGCGCCTGGAGCACAGCGCCTTTGTCTATCAGCTGGGCAAAACCGGCCGCAAGGTGGAATACATGTTCACCGGCTGGTTTGCCGGTGCCATGGACCAGATTCTGGAAGCGTCCGGCAGTGATCTGCGCACCGTCGCCGAGCAGACCCAGAGTGGCGCCGAACCAGGCTGCGACGTGGGTTACTTTGAAGTCACTCCGCGTTCGCAATCCACGCTTTAA